The Vespula pensylvanica isolate Volc-1 chromosome 3, ASM1446617v1, whole genome shotgun sequence nucleotide sequence TGAAGCGAGACATACGATGACATGCAattttacttaatatttaaGTCTTTACTTTGATAAGAAACGAAGTTATTTGACAAGCAGTCAAAGTGGTAAAATGTTACAATATGTTTATATCAAAAACGCAATACCCCTGAAGTACACTGAAACGAGTTGATTTTCGAGCCAAGTAGGGCACGCACGAAGTGCCGcattaaataacatttcttttctttctttcttttttttttttttcttcttctaaaactcaatttctcgatcgtttaCAAACTAATGCACCAAGGCTCGATTAACTTAAGTGCAATTAATTTAAAGCAAAGAGTTCGACGTAGCTATAAGGTTACTTGCCTGATAAGAATGTATTACTAAAAATCAGCTGATCACAGAAGACAAAGGGTGTATACAATACCGGCACTATTCGTCTCTTAGGTTAGGTTGCTcttaaaataatacgaaatatatggACGCGTTGCGTCCACGCGCGcgtgacatatatatacgtaaaatttttcgtcgataattttatctactttttatAACATCACTAATAAACTAtagtagataaataaaattatttatgatgtCTGAATGTAGTTCGAAAGATATAATCATAAATGACGATCATAACGAAGGtgcgttcttttattttgtttgtttgtttgtttattttttattatttttgtaaatactattaacaatataaaagataaggaagagatgacaaaaaaaattttcttatgatTTCATCTgccttattattaatatctcattatttattcgtttattttacagttactgaagaagatgaaatagCTGCTATCGATTACGAATTACGGCAAATAGAAACTGAATTGCAGAAACTTGAAGATCGTAAAAATGTGTTAATccaacgtaaagaaaaattacgtgACGATGCTCTATTGAAAAAAAGCTTGTctgtatcaaagaaaaattgggATGGTGAAGACTTCAGTTGGTCCAAAAATCTAAAGAAAGCATTACAAGATGTTTTCAAGATACAGATCATGCGACCATTACAATTACCAACTATGAATGCAGTTTTATCTAATGAAgatgttattttaattatgccTACAGGTGGTGGCAAAAGTTTATGTTATCAATTGCCGGCTATAATTAGTAAAGGCATTACTATAGTAGTTTCTCCTTTATTGTCATTAATGGAAGATCAGTTACATGGACTGCACAAACTTAACGTGAAAGCCTTAATGTTGCATGCAAAggcaaataaagaaaacgttaaaacgataatgaattccctaatagataaaaaatctgatctcaaattaatttatgtcACACCAGAATATATGGCAAAATCAAATCGTTTTATGAGCAAGTTACAAAAAGCAtatgaattgaaaaaattagatCGTTTTGCAATAGACGAAGTGCATTGTTGCAGTCAATGGGGACACGATTTTAGACCAGATTATAAGTTTCTTGGAATTTTAAAATCTATGTTTCCAGGTATACCAGTTCTTGGTCTTACCGCAACAGCACCTGCTAAAATTATTTTGGATGTACAGAAAATGTTAGATATTCAAGGTTGCCTAGTTTTGAGAGCTCCATTCAATAGaccaaatttattttatgaagtACGCCGTAAACCAGCAGATAAGGATACCTGTCTAGcaatgatagaaaatttattaaaaaatagattcaAAGACAAATCTGGTATAATTTACACAACTACTATTAAAGATGCAGAACAATTAACAACGGATTTACGTAGTTTACAATTAAAAGTGGGATGTTACCACGCAATGTTAGAGGCAGATTATAGATCTGACGTATATGCTAAATGGATCTCTGGTAAATACCAAGCTGTAGTAGCTACAATTGCTTTTGGATTGGGTATAGATAAACCAGATGTTCGTTTTGTCATACATCATTGTATTTCTAAATCtatggaaaatttttatcaagaaaGTGGAAGAGCTGGTAGAGATGGTAAAAAATCAGCGTGTATTGTCTTGTATAGATTACCTGATGTGTTCAGATTAAGTACTATGGTATTTCAAGATAAAGTTGGCTtgcaaaatttgtataaaatgttAGAATATTGTTTGGATCAAAACTCTTGTAGACGTAGTCTAATTGCTAAACACTTTGAAGAAAATTGGGAAACTAAGGATTGTGCTCAAATGTGTGACCATTGTCGAAAACccaaggaaaagaaggaattcAACATAGCGCCATATTGTAGACATTTGTATGAAATTATTACTAAAGCCATCCAAAACGAGACGAGATTAACAGCATTAAAGTTAATAGATGCCTGGTTTGGTAAAGGAGCATCATTATTAAGAGTTGCCAAAGTGCCTACTCCAACATTTTCTAGGGAAACAGGAGAAGCTATAATAGGACATTTACTGATAAATGGCTACCTGCAAGAAGACTTTCATTTTTCAGCGTACTCTAcaatatcgtatttaaaaCGTGGACCTAAATCTGGATTAGTTCTTAATAAagactataaaataatatttaattatgaagCACATTAAAATACAGTTAGATACTGTAACCCGCGTAAAAAGTATCATTGAAGCTGTATAGGAAACCTATCCAGTTAATaagttttaatctt carries:
- the LOC122627597 gene encoding ATP-dependent DNA helicase Q1-like, which translates into the protein MMSECSSKDIIINDDHNEVTEEDEIAAIDYELRQIETELQKLEDRKNVLIQRKEKLRDDALLKKSLSVSKKNWDGEDFSWSKNLKKALQDVFKIQIMRPLQLPTMNAVLSNEDVILIMPTGGGKSLCYQLPAIISKGITIVVSPLLSLMEDQLHGLHKLNVKALMLHAKANKENVKTIMNSLIDKKSDLKLIYVTPEYMAKSNRFMSKLQKAYELKKLDRFAIDEVHCCSQWGHDFRPDYKFLGILKSMFPGIPVLGLTATAPAKIILDVQKMLDIQGCLVLRAPFNRPNLFYEVRRKPADKDTCLAMIENLLKNRFKDKSGIIYTTTIKDAEQLTTDLRSLQLKVGCYHAMLEADYRSDVYAKWISGKYQAVVATIAFGLGIDKPDVRFVIHHCISKSMENFYQESGRAGRDGKKSACIVLYRLPDVFRLSTMVFQDKVGLQNLYKMLEYCLDQNSCRRSLIAKHFEENWETKDCAQMCDHCRKPKEKKEFNIAPYCRHLYEIITKAIQNETRLTALKLIDAWFGKGASLLRVAKVPTPTFSRETGEAIIGHLLINGYLQEDFHFSAYSTISYLKRGPKSGLVLNKDYKIIFNYEAH